One Lacunisphaera limnophila DNA window includes the following coding sequences:
- a CDS encoding universal stress protein, with translation MKTFLVPVDFSPVTDKVIDAALGFARAMQGRVILLHIIQPPVIAGGEHALPADVIEEVVQNNQRAALQKLDGRRESFRKEAIDCSVAAEVGAPDRVIVAEAAKRQADFIIMGSHGHGRLYDFLVGSTASGVIKQATCGVIVIPPADRHD, from the coding sequence ATGAAAACCTTCCTCGTGCCCGTCGATTTCTCGCCGGTCACCGACAAGGTGATTGACGCCGCCCTGGGTTTCGCCCGGGCCATGCAGGGTCGGGTTATCCTGCTCCACATCATCCAACCCCCCGTGATCGCCGGCGGAGAGCACGCCCTCCCGGCCGATGTGATCGAGGAGGTGGTCCAAAACAACCAGCGCGCCGCCCTGCAGAAACTCGACGGCCGCCGGGAGAGCTTCCGCAAGGAGGCGATCGACTGCAGTGTCGCCGCCGAGGTCGGCGCCCCCGACCGCGTAATCGTGGCCGAGGCCGCCAAACGCCAGGCTGACTTCATCATCATGGGGTCACACGGCCATGGCCGGCTCTACGACTTCCTCGTCGGCAGCACCGCCAGCGGCGTGATCAAACAGGCTACATGCGGCGTGATCGTGATCCCGCCCGCCGACCGGCACGACTGA
- a CDS encoding spermidine synthase, with protein sequence MLLPAFTIFTGAFLLFQIQPLMGKYLLPWFGGGPGVWTTCLLFFQTLLLGGYAYAHWLSSAFPPRRQAVIHLTLLAASLAFLPVIPGTGWKPEGQDEPVGRILLLLLTTVGLPYLVLSATGPLVQRWFSLLHPGTSPYRLYALSNAGSLLALLTFPFVFEPLAPRASLAWAWSAGLIVFATLCGALAWRLRGLPTIQAPDIAPQIPTPAPAATDRLLWFVLPALASLLLVATTNKICLDIAAVPFLWVLPLAVYLFTFILCFDHPRWYSRRLWAALLTAGCGATVRCVQDATISLPVQVGVYVTTLLAAGMVCHGELHRLRPTAARLTGYYLTIAAGGAAGSIFVALLAPLLFADYRELQLGLVLLLYFTGVVCLLYRSRSLALGVALGALAVPFVVPALQAEAGRGAAAWFGSWAMECYLFCREHLLAIGAGLVLIAVGLRHGARIGTGGWQRRMGAVPLLLAVLLGVVFVRQAQHDGRNVLAAARNFYGAYKILLYNENDLLGRCFMLSHGGIVHGLQFGHFEYAGWPTSYYGATSGVGRALDSIPGERRIGLVGLGAGTLAAYGRPGDVFRFYEIDAAIVGVARTHFSFLRRTPATVEIALGDARLTLEDELRRGDSQPFDLLILDAFSGDAIPIHLLTREAMALYLARLKPGGLIAVHISNRHLDLRPVVEGLARHHGLHIVNISDQVEKRDWWLYDSSWMLLSADPDKLAAEAISSAAEEPPDATATYVDWTDDHASLFEILK encoded by the coding sequence GTGCTTCTCCCCGCCTTCACCATCTTCACCGGCGCCTTCCTGCTGTTCCAGATCCAGCCGCTGATGGGTAAGTATCTGTTGCCGTGGTTCGGCGGCGGACCGGGCGTGTGGACCACCTGCCTGCTGTTTTTCCAGACCCTGCTCCTCGGCGGCTACGCCTACGCCCACTGGCTCTCGTCCGCCTTCCCGCCGCGCCGGCAGGCCGTCATCCACCTCACACTCCTGGCCGCCTCCCTGGCTTTTCTCCCCGTGATCCCGGGCACCGGCTGGAAACCGGAAGGACAGGACGAGCCGGTCGGCCGCATTCTCCTGCTCCTGCTCACCACGGTCGGCCTGCCCTACCTCGTGCTCTCCGCCACGGGTCCGCTCGTCCAACGCTGGTTCAGCCTCCTGCACCCGGGCACCTCACCCTACCGGCTCTACGCTCTCTCCAACGCCGGCTCGCTCCTCGCCCTGCTGACCTTCCCGTTCGTCTTCGAGCCGCTGGCCCCGCGCGCCAGCCTCGCCTGGGCCTGGTCCGCCGGGCTAATCGTTTTCGCGACGCTCTGCGGCGCCCTCGCCTGGCGGCTGCGCGGCCTACCGACGATCCAAGCCCCGGACATCGCCCCCCAGATCCCAACTCCGGCCCCGGCCGCCACCGATCGCCTGCTCTGGTTCGTCCTGCCTGCCCTCGCCTCGCTCCTGCTCGTGGCCACGACCAACAAGATCTGCCTCGATATCGCCGCCGTGCCTTTCCTCTGGGTGCTCCCGCTCGCGGTCTACCTGTTCACCTTCATCCTCTGCTTCGATCACCCGCGCTGGTATTCGCGCCGGCTCTGGGCCGCGCTGCTCACCGCCGGCTGCGGCGCCACGGTCCGCTGCGTGCAGGATGCCACGATCTCCCTGCCCGTGCAAGTCGGGGTCTACGTGACCACCCTCCTCGCCGCGGGCATGGTCTGCCACGGGGAACTCCACCGCTTGCGTCCGACCGCGGCCCGGTTGACGGGCTACTACCTGACCATCGCCGCCGGCGGCGCGGCGGGCAGCATCTTCGTGGCGCTGCTCGCGCCGCTGCTCTTCGCCGACTACCGCGAGCTGCAGCTCGGCCTCGTCCTGCTGCTGTATTTCACCGGCGTCGTCTGCCTCCTGTACCGCAGCCGCTCCCTCGCCCTCGGTGTAGCCCTGGGCGCGCTTGCCGTCCCCTTCGTCGTGCCCGCGCTGCAGGCGGAGGCGGGGCGCGGGGCCGCCGCCTGGTTCGGTTCCTGGGCGATGGAGTGCTACCTCTTCTGCCGCGAACACCTGCTGGCGATCGGAGCCGGCCTGGTGCTGATCGCCGTCGGCCTGCGCCATGGCGCGCGGATCGGCACGGGGGGCTGGCAGCGCCGCATGGGCGCCGTGCCGCTCCTCCTGGCGGTGCTGCTAGGCGTGGTCTTCGTGCGGCAGGCACAGCACGACGGCCGGAACGTCCTCGCTGCGGCCCGCAATTTCTACGGCGCCTACAAGATCCTGCTCTACAACGAAAACGACCTGCTCGGCCGCTGTTTCATGCTCTCGCACGGCGGCATCGTCCACGGGCTGCAGTTCGGCCATTTCGAGTATGCGGGCTGGCCCACCTCCTACTACGGCGCCACCAGCGGCGTGGGCCGCGCCCTCGACTCGATCCCGGGGGAACGCCGCATCGGGCTCGTCGGGCTCGGCGCCGGCACCCTCGCCGCCTACGGCCGGCCGGGCGACGTGTTCCGTTTCTACGAGATCGACGCCGCCATCGTCGGCGTCGCCCGCACCCACTTCTCCTTCCTCCGCCGCACCCCCGCCACGGTCGAGATCGCCCTCGGCGACGCCCGGCTCACGCTGGAGGACGAGTTGCGCCGGGGTGATTCCCAGCCCTTCGACCTGCTCATCCTCGACGCATTCAGCGGCGATGCCATTCCGATCCATCTGCTCACGCGCGAGGCGATGGCGCTCTACCTGGCCCGCCTCAAGCCGGGCGGTCTGATCGCCGTGCACATCTCCAACCGCCACCTCGACCTGCGCCCCGTGGTCGAGGGCCTCGCCCGGCACCACGGTCTGCACATCGTGAACATCAGCGACCAGGTCGAGAAGCGGGACTGGTGGCTCTACGACAGCAGTTGGATGCTCCTCTCCGCCGACCCCGACAAGCTGGCCGCCGAGGCCATCAGCTCGGCCGCCGAGGAACCGCCCGACGCGACCGCGACCTACGTCGACTGGACCGACGACCACGCGAGCCTGTTTGAGATCCTGAAGTGA
- a CDS encoding Gfo/Idh/MocA family protein, whose product MNHPTPTGVDRRAFFKTLSAAGLVLGAAPGRLAAAVAGRRKRYAIVGLGSRYRMYHDAIEKTYPEHAELVGLCDKNPGRLALALQRSAENGAPVPRGYVHTDFDRMIAETKPDVVIVTTMDATHDDYLVRAMELGCDTVTEKPMTTTPAKAQRILDTRARTGKLVRVLFNYRYSPPRTQVKDILMSGEIGEVLSVDFQWLLNTSHGADYFRRWHGRKENSGGLMIHKATHHFDLVNWWLGAVPVSVSATGKREFYTPAMARRFGLSSHHDRCHTCPEKEKCGFFMSLADNPSLKTLYLDQEHHDGYFRDQCVFNPRIDIEDTMNVIVGYNNHVTLSYSLNAFNAWEGYQIAFNGTLGRLEHRIVEQVYVNGADSDASQGAIAEDGVTTTVIPLRGAPRRLEAWTGAGSHGGGDKLMLDDLFLPVPPADKYQRAADERAGAVSMLIGAAANQCFATGQPVDVTKLVTGLGTPEYAPMPGRTGPLPMPARARTRRG is encoded by the coding sequence ATGAACCACCCCACCCCCACCGGTGTCGACCGGCGCGCCTTCTTCAAAACCCTCTCCGCCGCCGGCCTCGTGCTGGGCGCCGCCCCGGGCCGCCTCGCCGCCGCCGTGGCCGGCCGCCGCAAACGCTACGCCATCGTCGGCCTCGGCTCGCGCTACCGCATGTATCACGACGCCATCGAAAAAACCTACCCGGAACACGCCGAGCTCGTCGGCCTGTGTGACAAGAATCCTGGCCGCCTCGCGCTCGCCCTGCAGCGCTCGGCCGAAAACGGCGCCCCGGTGCCGCGCGGCTACGTCCACACCGATTTCGACCGGATGATCGCCGAGACGAAACCCGACGTTGTCATCGTCACCACCATGGACGCCACCCACGACGACTACCTCGTGCGGGCCATGGAGCTCGGCTGCGACACCGTCACCGAGAAGCCGATGACCACCACGCCCGCCAAGGCGCAGCGCATCCTCGATACCCGCGCCCGCACCGGCAAACTCGTACGCGTCCTGTTCAACTACCGCTACTCGCCGCCCCGCACCCAGGTGAAGGACATCCTCATGTCGGGCGAGATCGGCGAGGTGCTCTCCGTCGACTTCCAGTGGCTGCTCAACACCAGCCACGGCGCCGACTACTTCCGCCGCTGGCACGGGCGGAAGGAAAATTCCGGCGGGCTCATGATCCACAAGGCCACCCACCACTTCGACCTCGTCAACTGGTGGCTCGGCGCCGTGCCTGTCTCCGTCAGCGCCACCGGCAAACGCGAGTTCTACACCCCGGCCATGGCCCGGCGCTTTGGCCTCTCCTCCCACCATGACCGCTGCCACACCTGTCCGGAAAAGGAGAAATGTGGCTTCTTCATGAGCCTGGCCGACAACCCCTCGCTCAAGACCCTCTACCTCGACCAGGAACACCACGACGGTTACTTCCGTGACCAGTGCGTCTTCAACCCGCGCATCGACATCGAGGACACGATGAACGTCATCGTCGGCTACAACAACCACGTCACCCTGAGCTACAGCCTCAACGCCTTCAACGCGTGGGAGGGCTACCAGATCGCCTTCAACGGCACCCTCGGCCGCCTCGAGCACCGCATCGTCGAGCAGGTCTACGTCAACGGCGCGGACTCCGACGCCAGCCAGGGCGCGATCGCCGAGGACGGCGTCACGACGACGGTGATTCCCCTGCGCGGCGCGCCCCGGCGGCTCGAGGCCTGGACCGGCGCCGGCTCGCACGGCGGCGGCGACAAGCTCATGCTCGACGATCTCTTCCTGCCCGTGCCCCCCGCCGACAAGTACCAGCGCGCGGCCGACGAGCGCGCCGGCGCCGTCTCCATGCTCATCGGCGCCGCCGCCAACCAGTGCTTCGCCACCGGCCAGCCGGTGGACGTCACCAAACTCGTCACCGGCCTCGGCACCCCGGAATACGCCCCCATGCCTGGTCGCACCGGCCCCCTGCCGATGCCCGCCCGCGCCCGCACCCGCCGCGGGTGA